The genomic DNA CTGTGCAAACAGCCCTGATACGGCAAAAAAGCTCAAGACCACCAGACAGAAAAAGCGGGTATAATGACTTTTCCTGAAGATAGAATTGTTTTTCATAGTTTAATTCTTACATTTGTAAATTAGATGATTGACAATAAGTTGCTTAAAGTTTTTGCGGACATAAGCACACTACACAAATCATTGGCAAAGGGGAATGAGTTATGCGTTCCCCTCTTTTTTTTAAGGAGGAATCCGGTAAATTTTTCTCATAGATAACTGTATTATTTATTTACTCAGAATCGATTTGTAGAAAGAAGCCGTCTGCGTATTCTCCGACAAATAGATTATGGAGTCTTTCATGGAATATTTCAGGGGGGAAGTCATCGTAAATACCTGCAATATGCTTTCCAGACTGGTATTGCTGATTCTTCCCGTATAATGGTAGTCCTTAAGTTTTGACGATTTAAATATGATCCTTATGTTATAGTTACGTTCAAGAATAGAAGCGATATTTCCAAAGGATTCCCCTTCAAAGTTAAGTTCATTATTCCGCCATCCCGAATAAAGCTCCGCATCATCGACCTCCATCTTTTTCATACTCTGGTCACTTTTATCGTATACCACTTTTTGATTCGGGATTAACCTGATTTTATTTTTTGAATCACCCACCTCTACTTTTCCGTGAACCAACACTGCCGAAATCAGGTTTTCATCCGGATAAGCCTTCACATCAAAAGCGGTCCCCAGCGCCTCAACGGAAAAATCTCCGCTTTGAACAATAAAAGGAGCGTCTTTCTTTTTGGCCACTTCAAAATAGGCTTCTCCCTCTAGATTGACAATCCGCTCTTTTTGATTGAATCGGGTACCATAAGTGACCTTTGATCCTGAGTTTATCCACACATGACTTCCATCCGGTAATGTTATGCGTGCTTTCTGTCCCTTATCCACCGATATATTCATATCCGCCAAAGGTGCAAGCGTTGTGGTCCGGTTGTATAAAAACAGGGAGAGTCCGGT from Parabacteroides sp. FAFU027 includes the following:
- a CDS encoding FecR family protein, with protein sequence MEKDNNIILLERFFEGKATRDEVLHLLSQLRKEDFEKGWMDKQWEEASDKMNPEVQKRIFRNIQQKTAVTGRPVINWKQISLIAASVLLVLTTGLSLFLYNRTTTLAPLADMNISVDKGQKARITLPDGSHVWINSGSKVTYGTRFNQKERIVNLEGEAYFEVAKKKDAPFIVQSGDFSVEALGTAFDVKAYPDENLISAVLVHGKVEVGDSKNKIRLIPNQKVVYDKSDQSMKKMEVDDAELYSGWRNNELNFEGESFGNIASILERNYNIRIIFKSSKLKDYHYTGRISNTSLESILQVFTMTSPLKYSMKDSIIYLSENTQTASFYKSILSK